ACTGCCTCAAACTGCACTCAGCTTGCTCAATGTTGTTAAGTATTACATGCTGAAATATATGAATTGTTCTTAAACAATTGTGATAATCTATAATTTTTCTTGATCGATTTGTAATGATAATGAGAATCCATCTGAATGATATATTGGGTCTTCTAGTTCGTCTAGGATGGTATATGCAGGTGCAAAATTAATTTGTATACAGGTGCAGAATTAATTTATATACAGGTGCAGAAATGTGCCGGAATTAAGCCGGCAGCATCTTTTTTTTCACCTGAAATTATTTTGCAACGCATATAAAAGTGGAAAATTACGCGTTGCACAAATCACCTGAAATGAGCAACGAAAGTAACTGCTaccaaataaataaacaaaatcacAATGGGACCCACTAAGTGTTATCTATAAATAATAACGTTGTACAAATAAGAAAAGTATAGCGTTGCAATCGATTGTGCAACGTTTATAAGGTTGTACATATTAATTTGTACAACGAATGAAATACGTTGCATACCTATGCGCAACGCCGTTTTACCAACTTTTATTTCCGTTGCACAAATTCTGCGCAACGTTTATAAACATCAAATGGCTATTTTGGTGTAGTGATTTCTTTCTGGTTGGATTAATCGATGCTGCTTATTTGTGTTTCTTGTTCTATAATTAaaatttatgagtgattcttttctcgcATATCTCTGTTGTTgcctaaaaagaagaaaaaaacatcaaaatcccaTACATTAACCAACAAAGGTAAATAGGCACTATAAAAATACATGGAGCGCAAACGCACAAAACTTTCACGTTCTTAGATTAACTGCCAAATTAGGGGAAAAGATAAGTAACGGTTTAAATATATTAAACTTTTATTTAATTAAGTATAATAAGTTTATTTTCGTATATAAATTTTAATATGATGTGATGATACTCAGAAACAACGCCAAGTCGCCAACTCACTTGAACTACATAGCcaataaaagaagaaaatgaagaaaaactgtTAAATGACCGGATGACCCTCTTCATAAGTTTGTTTCTATTGCTCCACCAACAATCACAACTGATGCACCTTGCTCGAACACTACATGATCAAAACACCTACATTTTCTGCATATATGCAGGAAAACATAAACATAAGATATGTGGATATGTGAAAGAAAAGTTTAAAGAGATCATAAATAACTATCTTCTTGGACGATGTTGTGTATAAATTTTCCTTACTTCCCAAGAAAATATATGTTAATCTGTTTTGTAAGGAGGTAAATTATTCTAAACCTAATCCAAAATATTTGCGCTACCACACACTTATcagtttttttgttcattttctcGTCAATCTTGCAGCCAAAATTGCTTCTAACTGTTCCATCTTGTGGACAAAAAAGAGCACATCCAAATTCATTAAGCTAAATTAAGATAATAACCAAAACTTGTTAACAATAAGATTAAAACATTTAGCATATAATCCATCAACTTATTTGACCATTCAACTCCATCAACATGTAAGCTTTTCAGTCAAATAAGTCAATAATGGCAATCGTTGTAGCCTTGATGATGTCTAATCAATGAGTCAATTTGCTAGGAGATCAGATATTTAATGATAAAAAATAGTTCAATTATTTTTCATCTGAACTATCATAAGGCAAACTTAAAATATAGTTGAGAAATCTTGATTTCCCTTATAACTATGAATATCTTTCGTAGTCCCAAAAATAACACAACACGGCCTTGTCGAATCAGTAGGTAGAATCCCACTATTGGCCGATGTTTGTCACTCGCATTCAAGTCAACTGACTTAcattttaaaaactatataaaccaTAGATGAGTAAAGATGAGATCAGTTTGAGGTTTAAGCAGAGCAACCAACAACAAATACCTAATTACAGAGTACTTAAATAtcatttatttttgcaagaatttTCCTTTTTACTCCAAAAAAAACAACATAACTCCAATCTATTACAACCAACAACAAATACCTAATTACAGAGTACTTAAATAtcatttatttttgcaagaatttTCCTTTTTACTCCAAAAAAAACAACATAACTCCAATCTATTACAACCCTAGTTACTTAGGCAGAATCTCATGAACCATATGTAAAAATGCAAAAGAACTAATAGAGCACCAACCGATATTATCACGTCAATCCTGGTAAACTGGGGCCCAATCACCAACCCGTGTTATGACATGACCCAGGCTGTCTATTATTAAAAATCCAAATGCAAACAAAACTAACTGATCCCGTTGCGGAAGGAACAATTGTTGGTTTTGTTGAATGACTAATGTAGAAAAAGATAGAACATGGTTCTAGACGTTTTAGAGTTTCCATTGGTCATGAACCACGTATCTCCACATGTATTCCAAGAACAATACCGATGGAAAAAAATGCCAAGAACATGAATGatatatggaaaaaaaaaataagaatgaCTCACATAACCGATGTTAAATTATTTATACCTTTCTTTTACAATGAAATGTAAAACCAGGTGCTTCCAAAATTGCATTGATCAAACGAACTTATTCTTGCATGGCTTACTTTGTTCACCAAAACCCCACATCGATAATTACAACGCAACCTCAATTTATTAAGAACAAAATCTATTCTAAAAATGAatgctaaaaaataaaaatttggtgcCCGCAGTGTTGTAAATAGAAGGATAATACATACTACCCTTTGAACTATATGTACATATAGAACTAACAAAAGATTGAGATCAAATAGTTGTTCTTTGATGtgcatttttttttccaatcacATAAATTACTCTCTCTATTCATCAATTCTGATTCATAGATAAATGCATACAAACCCTGCGGAATAGAATTTTCAGTAACATGCCCAATTGTAGTTACAATTTTCTTGATCatgtattattataagaaactcaATTCACATCATGTACTCCGAGGCTCCAACAAATTTCAATTGGACTTTCTGATTCCTATCTTCATACTTTAATTGTATTTGATCTCCATAATGTTAGAATTGCCATAGTGTAGTCAAAATTCCTGAAAATGGTTCACAATAAATGGATAGAGATCAAATACATCCATAATAATTCACAAAGAGAgttgaaaacattttctgaaagcTTGACCCCCTTGAAAGAGTCCAGTTCATAGAAGCGATTTTATGATGTTAAATGGAGTGAAGCTTACCAACTTTGATGCATTTTGCTGATATGATTGTACACAGTTTTGCAGGTACTAAAAAATTCATGAAGTCGGATTAAGCCAAGCCAATGGAGTCAATAAGAAAATCTTGTAGGCACAACATGATTGAAGTCGGAATTAAGAAAGTTGTTTCCATGAATTTTGTAAGAAAACAAACTCAAGACCTCTACGTATGTATAGTACCTTGACAACCTATCTCAAACTCAAATGACATACTTTTTTATTGTTATGTTAGATCACTCAAATATACCAGTAAGCACAATTAGCAATTAGATCAATTCCCatgaaaaacaaataataacCATCCAATTTTATCTTGAAAAAGTTATCAATGACATTCCAGAATAAAGAAAAGTTATCAAAGACATTCCAGAATCAATAACTCATATCATATCCCCAACACTCCTAAACTAGTTAGATCACTCGTATCATATCCCCAACACTCCCAAACAAAAAAAGTTCTCATTAAGTTTtagaaaaaatggaaaaaagagGAACCTCACTAAGTTATATCCTTCATCGAACCTAAATTGAAGGAGGTGACAGTATTTTGTCGGTAGGGTATATGTGCCATCAGATTGCATCCTCATCAGAGTCTGAACTACCTTTGGAATCCATGTCTCTGTTCTCTTATGTACCATCATACGTGCATAATTTCCTATTTTCTCCacttattctacttgtatgaacTATTTTTCAGCAAATCCATTAAACCAAACAACAAATATACACTTACTAAGTAGTATAAGTCTAAATTGTATACACAATTAACCAATGCAATAAACTCAACTTGTacttaaatcaaggttttggtatCTCGTTTCCATGATCCTATGCCTGCGCATTCGAGTAGTTACCTTAGCTTCATCCGGATCTTTGAACTGCCTCTAGTTGCAATCATACTTCAGGCACTTAAAATAATTTTTCTaacacaaaaataaaacaaaatttatttacaACTAAATGCACATTGAACTTCCATATACAGCCTTGCAtttgagccaaaaaaaaaaaactgtttgaCTTCTCTTGTTTGTCTTCTCCACCATCGCACCGTACAAATTAGAACCAACCATTTATTCTTGCTTCTTCAGGCGTTGACCCCGATCATTGTATCGACACAAGTAAATTCTGATCATGTTCTTACATTAGATGATGCACATGAATCATAAAAAGTGAGCACCCAATACACTGTGCTTTCTCTTGTTTTACACCATCAGATATTCCAGTCAAGAAATTTATCATACAGAACACCCAATATTGAGGAAATTTCCAAAAATGTCAACTTTTATttagttattcccaaaaatgttGGGAATTACCAAAAATATCATCAACAGTGTTCCTCTTAATAAGTAAGACAAAGTTTCGTACATATTTACAAGCATACCATCCTTTCAAGAATGGGTAACAATAGAGGTATTATCTGTTCTTCTTATTCTCGATCTCACTTCTTCATTACCGACAATCTCACTTCTTCTTCCTCGCTCCCTCAGTCCCGCTCACCCGaaacttcttcctcttcctcccaATCCCACCACCATGAGCACCGCCACCAGATCCACCACCTCTCATCCGAAACAACTCTTCTTATTCtcaattccaccaccaccagctccacCACGATCACCCAccagctcttcttcttctttttttcttcttttcccagAAACTATCATAGTTAGCATCATCCACACCATGTATTCGCAATAGATTGCTTAAGAATTAGGTATTTTATCTCCTTACAgttctttgattttgatttcgaatTTCTTAAtacttttttgattttgattttgaaattagggttacatGAAATTTACTTCAAATTATAATATGAATTGGGTTgtagttatttttttattttttttgagcaCCAATTTGTGTGGCGGATGAATACGTTGTTACTGATGGATGATGGAGTCGCTGTTTTAATTTCAGCTGTAGCCCGTAGGAATATTTATGTTCCAAGATTTCATCCCTTGTGTCTGTGAAATTGTAGCTAAATGATAATCTCAGATGTATATGCCTCTTGTGTCTAGAAAATCAATTTCATGCATTACTTTTAGTTCCAGTCTGTTGTTTTTTTGTGAAATATTGACTTTTAATCTATCAATAATTGGGCTTGGTTTAATCTTCCATGGTAGTCTGCTTGGTTGATATGTTGGTGCAATAGGTCATGGTAGCCTCGCTCTGTTCCTTTCCTTTAGTCTCAAGATGATGCAATTAAAGAATTCGAAGCTTGGTTCAGTACGTTATTGTTTTTGCAAGTGAAAAATTTAACAGTAGTAATGTTATGAAAACAACAACCCCAATGTTCATTGGATAGCTATGTTCAATGATTAATCAATGTTCCTTAACTAGTCTTTTGTATTTGATTGCAGCCCTGTAGAGGAGTCAGACTGAGGGTTAgttatatttgattcaagtgTTGTGGACTGGATTTTTTATAAGCGGTTTTCTGTCGTTTCAGTAAGACAAAGTGTAACGTACTTGTTACTGTGGGTTTCAGTATCCACGGTATTACTATGCTTTACAGGTACGACTTTCTAATAGCTTACACTAGCATCTATTTCAAATAAATTACTCGCTTTTCTAACGAATTGCTTATCTATCATgcattatttaattttaatttaaaagTTTCTTTGTCGGGTTTGGCATTGCTAACTTTTCAATTCCTGTGCACCTTTACATTCCTTGTTCATGGAATTAATAAAAAATGAAATCACAAAAGGAACTTAGTTTCAATTCCTGTACACCTTTAATCTATCAATAATTGGGCTTGCTTTAATCTTCCATGGTAGTCTGCTTGGTTGATATGTTGGTGCAATAGGTCATGGTGGCCTCGCTGTTCCTTTCCTGTAGTCTCAAGATGATGCAATTAAAGAATTCAAAGCTTGGTTCAGTACGTCATTGTTTTTGCAAGTGAAAATTTTAACAGTAGAAATGTTATGAAAACAACAACCCCAATGTTCATTGGATAGCTATGttcaatgattaatcattttcctTTGTAAATGGATAGCTTTCGTCTGAAAACCTTTGTTTTCGTGTATGTGCATGTTCAGGTTCGACTACATATTTCTGAAAACCTTTGTAGAGTCTCTTATTCTTGATTTATGGCTCATTGTAGTTATCATTTTTAATTACATAAGGATTTCTGTATAAATGTTCTTGCTGCTCTTGTATATTTAACTAAGTTTCCGCAAGTACCACTCTTTCGCCATTAACTCCTGCTGGGCATTGCTCAcccctttttctctttttttttttcctctcgcAGAGTATGAAAGGAGCTTGCAACAGTAAGTCGGAAGAGCTTACGGCAGGCCTTGGAAAGCATAGAAGTTAGTATTTTTCTCTTGTTTAATATGTATACCACGGGGATGAATCTGGGGTAGTTTTAATCATAGTAGCTAAACTGCATTTTGAACTTGGGTTTGGACACATATATTTCTGTCTGTATAAAGTCCCACTTATGTATTCCTATGTGTTTATCTGATGCTTGGGTGGTAGTGCATTTTGAAGTGTCGTACTATGTTGAGTTCTGTCGAGCTTAATTTAATCAGTCCCCTTGTTATTTCGCTACCCAAGTAAATGCAGTTTCAAACTATACTAGTACAACTTCTTTTTACGTATGTATATATCAGCTTCTTTTGATATTTACTTATTTAATTTGATGTATATATACATGTGGGACTGTTAGTAGAACCTCTTTACGGGATTATGGTGTTCCACAAGTCTTGTCCTATATATGTATCACATTATCTAGTGGACATCATTTGCATTTTTATGAACTGAATCATTTCCTCTAAAATTCTAGtatatgtttcaaatttggttCTCGTGTTATTATTTATGTACTTCCTTTCCACCCTTCCGTATGAATTCGTATTATGAGAATATTATTTAATCGTTGAAATTATTTCAGTAAACTAGTGTATCTGTGTTGTTCACCATTTTCTGAAATTGTACTGTTTTAGGTTATATACATTTTCCGTTGCCAGATTATTTCTCAGGCACTTGAGATTCAAATTTGACAAGTCTTCATAGACTCCTTGTGCTTGATTTCTAAAATGAATGCTTTCATTCCTTTTTATCCcgaaattttttcatttttgaacacATATTCTGGTCAACTGTTTTGAATGTATTATTGTTTTCTCTTTAAAATGAACCCATAAAAATATACACATATTCGGATTTCGAATGACGTACCGGGGAATTAGCCTTGTTAATGCGATGGAAACCAACTCATTAGGAGGAAAAAAATTCTCAATCCGTTAATTTGATTGAGGAATGTGGTAACAGAGATCTGCCTTGTTGAATTGTTAAGTTAATACTTGTAACCAAATTGAATGTACGTAAGCACTAAAGCAGCAAAGGAACAATTTGTAGGTTGCAAGCATGGGTGTTCGGAGAAGAGGTAAACCTGCAGTTGTTGCTGAGGGAAGGTAAATATGTAATTTAGGAGTCGATTAGTGAGTTTCTTAGTTTCAGCAATGAGTAAAGATCTTTTAACGAATAAAACCATTATCTGTTTTGGACTTCTCCATGGTTTTATTATAAATTGTTATTGTGTTGTGTAGGAAATATGTTTACCCAGATGAGTGCAAGTACTGGACCGACGCTGAGAAAGTTGTGTTCCGAGCAGCTAGAATTGGTCATTTACTTGACATTCCTGATGATCAGAAGATGTCTGGGCCAATATTTAGTTTCTTAATGATTAGGTGGATTCATGTACCAGAAGACGAAGAAATCTGGTTTAAAGTTGGGGGTAAGGCATATAAGTCCATAGGGtactgatttatttatttttgctctgTAGAACTACTACACTGGTAACTTGATTTGGTACTGATTTTTTATTCTGTAGAACCACTACACTGGTAATTTAATTACATCTTGAGTTAGTTACCAGTATGGTGTCTGATTGACTTAGTCGCATAAGTAAATCTAGAAGAATGTTCTGGTAAGTAAATGGGATTTTATGTTAAATTGATAATTTGACAGAGAACAATGAATGCATTGGACTGGTGGTTCTTTTGATACCTTGTGATCTCTGGGATGCAGTTCCGATTTTCCTTTCGCATTACATGGACACCAGAAAATTCGACAGCTGTTGGTTCATTAACAGATAAAGTACAAGTCGGACCCAGTTTATTGTTTAAAAATCAACTTATTTGCAAGATTAGCCAGCTGTTGGCTCATGAATCATTCACTGGTACAAAGTACAAGTGGGACCCATATACATTGTTGACTAAGATGTGTAAGTGGGGCGATGTTGGTCGACTTTCTTATACAAAGTTGCGGGAAAACTGCCGGGAAGAAGAGATTTACATttcaaatgaaaattttgaaatgagAAGTAAGAAGCGGGAAAACTACCGCGAACAAGAAATTTACGTTTCGAATGAAAATTTTCAAATGAGAAGTAAGAATTTTCCCAACTAATAAAAGGTTCTCAAAACATATTTTTCATGCTTGGATAGAAAACCAGTAATCTATATGAGATTATGTGGTTGTTTTATAGTCTCGTCTAAACCTCGTAGCTTAGTATTAGACGGTTACCCGAAGTATTTATTTAGGTAAGGGCATTTTCATAGTTACTGGAATATTTGTTGCATTTGTTGCATGTATTTTGGTAAGTGTAATCTGGTCATTTTCGCAGTTTGTGAAATATTTGTTGCCGGCAAAGGTAATCTGGTAATTTTCGTAGTCCCTGAAATATTTGATGCACTTATTAAGGTAATGGTATTCTGGTCATTTTACAAAAGTATATGATTTAGTTCATATCAGGTTGATCAGAATTTACACCAGATGTCTATCTCCAGTAATCTggtaaggatagtctggtcattttgacggTCTCCGAAATATTCATTGCATTAATTTTCAGCAAGGGTAATCTGGTCATTTGCACAGTTCCCGAAGTATTTGATGCACATATTAAGATGAAGGTATTTTGGgcattttccaaaaaaatatgtTTTGTTTCATATCTAGTGATCAGAATGTATACCTAATGTCTATCTCTATTGATCTGGTAAGAGTAGTCTGGTAATTTTGACAGTCTACGATACATTTGTTGCATTAGTTTCCAGAAGGGTAATCCGGTCTTTTCCACAGTTCTAGAAGTATTTGATGCTCTTATTAAGGTAAGGGTAAGGGTAATCTagtcattttcaaaaaaaaatggttttattTCCTATCTAATTGACCAGAATGTATACCCGGGGTTCTATCTTTAGTAATCTGGTAAGGgtaatctggtcattttcatGGTCTCCAGAATATTTGTTGCGCTTATTCATTGTAAGGGTAAATTGGTCTTTTTCATAATCTAAAAGGATCACTTATTAGTATAAGggcagtctggtcattttcacaatttttttttttttttataaataaggAACCTTTTCGTTAATGGAAATTCGAGGTTACAACGAGATTACATGGCTAAATCCACTGTGGGACCATGACATCTGATATATTACATCTCAATCTCATTTGAGTGAGAACCTGAGGTCTATATCTAATAATCTTATAATAGAagtcagggtatgcatacaatatgccagaataaggtttgtttaaggtttcagagaattttccttaaggaatcttAATTGTaagtggatggattcatcgttcttaccaagtttccgacttatagtagtcaactcgcctccaggtttcaatctcggagctagggtatgcatacaatatgccataatagggtttgtttaagggttcatgaaatattccgaaggaaccttacatgtaaatggatggattcatcattcttaccaagcttccgacttatagtagCTCACTCActaccaggtttcgatctcggagccatggtatgcatacaatatgccagaataaggtttgtttaaggtttcagagaatattttgAAGGAATCTTAGcagtaaatggatggattcatcattcttaccaagcttctgacttatagtagcccactcacggtcaggtttcgatctcggggccatggtatgcatacaatatgccagaataaggtttgtttaaggcttcgaagaatattccgaaggaatattacTTGTAAGTGgatggattcatcattcttactaagtttctgacttatagtagtccactcacgaccaggtttcgatctcggaaccaaaTAATACATACAATATGCTACAAATAgagtttttttaaggtttcggagaatattccgaaggaatcttacttgtaaatggatggattcatcgttcttaccaagtttccgacttatagtagtcaactcacctccaggttttgatctcggagccagggtatgcatacaatatgccataatagggtttgtttaaggtttcagagaatattccgaaggaatcttacctgtaaatggatggattcatcattcttaccaagcTTCCGACTTATAGTATCCCACTCACGAccgggtttcgatctcggagccagggtatgcatacaatatgccagaatagggtttgtttacggTTTAGGAGTATAtttcaaaggaatcttacctgtaagtgGATGGATTCATAgtttttaccaagtttccgacttatagtagtccactaatgaccaggtttcgatctcggaaccaaaGAATGCTAGAATAgagttttttttaaggtttcggagaatattctgaaggaattttacttgtaaatggatggattcatcgatcttaccaagtttccgacttatagtagtcaactcgcctccaggtttcgacctcggagccaaggtatgcatacaatatgccataatagggtttgtttaaggtttcagagaatattctgaaggaatcttaccagtaaatggatggattcatcattcttaccaagcttccgacttatagtagcccactcacggtcaggtttcgatctcggagccatggtatgcatacaatatgacagaataaggtttgtttaaggcttcgaagaatattccgaaggaatattacTTGTAAGTGgatggattcatcattcttactaagtttctgacttaaagtagtccactcacgaccaggtttcgatctcggaaccaaaTAATACATACAATATGCTACAAATAgagtttttttaaggtttcggagaatatttcaaaggaatcttacttgtaaatggatggattcatcgttcttaccaagtttccgacttatagtagtcaacgcACCTCCAGGTTTTGATCttggagccagggtatgcatacaatatgccataatagggtttgtttaagtttcagagaatattccgaaggaatcttacctgtaaatggatggattcatcattcttaacAAGCTTCCGACTTATAGTATCCCACTCACGAccgggtttcgatctcggagccatggtatgcatacaatatgccagaatagggtttgtttacggTTTAGGagtatattccaaaggaatcttacctgtaagtgGATGGATTCatagttcttaccaagtttccgacttatagtagtctactaatgatcaggtttcgatctcggaaccaaagaatgcatacaatatgcaagaatagagttttttttttaaggtttcagagaatattccgaagaaatcttacttgtaaatggatggattcatcgttcttaccaagttttcgacttatagtagtcaacacgcctccaggtttcgacctcggagccaaggtatgcatacaatatgccataataaggtttgtttaaggtttcagagaatattccgaaggaatcttacctgtaaatggtcggattcatcgttcttaagaagtttccgacttaaaTTAGTCTACTCCCGgtcaggtttcgagctcggagcctaTTCTTtatcgaagtcgccagaaaagggtttgtttagggtttcagagaatattccgtgGAATCTTACCTTAAATTGtctgattcatcgttcttacgaagtttccgacttatagtagtcaactcccagccAAATGTATCTCAATCTGATAACATTGTCCTCGTGACATAAGTTTTGTATTGTTATCAAACGAAATATCCGAAGTTTATAACAAAATCGGATTCGTGCCTCACAAATCGATTAGTGTATCGAAATCGTCCAATCCTGTGCACTTACTTGCATTTCCTCAATGTCGTTTTAAAAATGGATTCCCGAATAGAAATTTGATCAACTTTATTATCCGAAACCTACTATTTGATATGGACAAATACATCTCAATCCGATAACATTGTCCTCGTGAAACAAGTTTTGTATTGTTATCAGACGAAATATCGGAAGTTTATATCAAAATCGGACTCGTCTCATAAATTGATTAGTGATTTGAAATCTGGTCTTAGAAATTGTGGCTAATTTTGAACCGTTGATTTTCCGATCCGCATGAAGAAGAGACCTTGATTTTTAACCCTCCATTTCATTGGATCCGTATGACCAAAATAAGATAACTATTGACCATTGATTAGGGATAATAAAGATAAACGGTTATCAATTGTTAACGTGGCTTTTGTTTAACCACATCCGTTTCTTTCACATCTTCTGTTATCATCGAAAACTTAACGAATTCGAGAAACAACAAGATCCCCAAATTTCCCCATTTTCTTTTCATCTCCCGCTCCAAAAACCAGATCGAAAGATGAACTccaccttcatcatcttctacatATTTTACCCTTTTACATATTTCT
This DNA window, taken from Papaver somniferum cultivar HN1 chromosome 3, ASM357369v1, whole genome shotgun sequence, encodes the following:
- the LOC113362218 gene encoding uncharacterized protein LOC113362218; translated protein: MGVRRRGKPAVVAEGRKYVYPDECKYWTDAEKVVFRAARIGHLLDIPDDQKMSGPIFSFLMIRWIHVPEDEEIWFKVGENNECIGLVVLLIPCDLWDAVPIFLSHYMDTRKFDSCWFINR